In Clostridium sporogenes, one genomic interval encodes:
- a CDS encoding manganese catalase family protein, with translation MWIYEKKLEYPVNLKSKDLGMAKFLLAQYGGPDGELSAALRYLSQRYTMPTSKSKGLLTDIGTEELAHVEIIATMAYQIMENATPKEMREAGLGSYYTQHGNAIYPADANGVPWTAAYVQSTSDPITNLHENMAAEQKARTVYEHLMNLTDDHDIKDVLAFLRQREVVHFQRFGEALMSVEDKLNSKTCY, from the coding sequence ATGTGGATTTATGAAAAAAAATTAGAATATCCAGTTAATTTGAAAAGTAAAGATTTAGGAATGGCAAAATTTCTTCTGGCGCAGTATGGCGGACCAGATGGTGAATTGAGTGCAGCTTTACGATACTTATCTCAAAGATATACAATGCCAACTTCTAAATCCAAAGGGCTTTTAACAGACATAGGAACAGAAGAATTAGCCCATGTAGAAATAATTGCTACTATGGCATATCAAATTATGGAAAATGCTACACCTAAGGAAATGAGAGAAGCCGGGCTAGGATCTTATTATACACAACATGGCAATGCTATATATCCGGCGGATGCTAATGGGGTGCCTTGGACAGCAGCATATGTACAATCTACATCAGATCCTATAACAAATCTTCATGAGAATATGGCAGCGGAACAAAAGGCTAGAACTGTTTATGAGCATCTTATGAATTTAACAGATGATCACGACATTAAAGATGTTTTAGCATTTTTAAGACAAAGAGAAGTAGTTCATTTCCAAAGATTTGGAGAAGCATTAATGAGTGTGGAAGATAAATTAAATAGTAAGACTTGTTATTAA
- a CDS encoding spore coat protein CotJB → MLDKCSREELLLMLQEYQFTAVELNLYLDNYPENKRALEYFNEISCKLMELKETYEERFGPLFNFGYSKSKFPWQWTTQPWPWEREYSKM, encoded by the coding sequence ATGTTAGATAAATGTTCAAGAGAAGAGTTATTATTAATGCTACAAGAATATCAATTTACGGCTGTAGAATTAAACTTATATTTAGACAATTATCCTGAAAATAAAAGAGCTTTAGAATATTTCAATGAAATTTCATGTAAGCTAATGGAATTAAAAGAAACATATGAAGAAAGGTTTGGACCTTTATTCAATTTTGGTTACAGTAAAAGTAAATTTCCATGGCAGTGGACAACACAACCTTGGCCTTGGGAAAGAGAATATTCAAAAATGTAG
- a CDS encoding spore coat associated protein CotJA produces the protein MKCTKDFWGSMEECELARAFICPQKFKKVYKVEKALKKGTLFPDLYRPYKSRY, from the coding sequence ATGAAATGTACAAAAGACTTCTGGGGCAGTATGGAAGAGTGTGAATTAGCAAGAGCTTTTATATGTCCACAAAAATTTAAAAAAGTTTATAAGGTTGAAAAGGCTTTGAAAAAGGGGACATTGTTTCCAGATTTATATAGACCATATAAATCTCGCTATTAA
- a CDS encoding ABC transporter substrate-binding protein → MKMKKLLAMVLVASTTLVAAACGNSNTAKETSTKENIKDGGNLIFSIRGEPEILNPIYAYDRDTMTMDNALFAPLFYMNGDKIDYTLAEEVKHSDDFLTYTVKLKKDLKWHDGKPLTAEDLIFTMKQIMDEKQDSPFRSAFVINDKPVEVKKVDNLTVEFKLPTVQMPFMNSLAQVSPIPKHVFEGEKDIKKSAKNEKPIGSGPFKFKESKKGESITLEKFDNYVGGKPHLDTITYRIIADPNSSGVALENGEVSANYIDISGISKFEKNEKLKVVAYDEGMVDNLVLNCKTKGLDKKEVRQAIAYALNKDDLIKAAYESEKYAPKAYSPLPKNALYYTEDVTKYNLNKDKAKELLKKSSVQNLKLKLVYRNDKKTLENQALVVKENLKDIGIDVELKGLEANAFFQQIDDPAKADFDLIFNGYVMGSEPDAYKEVFMTGGAFNASRYNNKKLDDLWNKAAVETDKTKREEIYKTIQKELIEDMPVYPICYSNATIAVNKNVGGIKEAKTAPVYMFQDLSKLYIIEE, encoded by the coding sequence ATGAAAATGAAGAAACTATTAGCCATGGTATTAGTAGCCTCAACCACTTTAGTGGCTGCTGCTTGTGGAAATAGTAATACAGCCAAAGAAACATCCACAAAAGAAAATATTAAAGATGGAGGTAATCTAATATTTTCTATACGTGGTGAACCAGAAATACTTAATCCAATCTACGCTTACGACAGAGATACTATGACTATGGACAATGCTTTATTTGCACCTTTATTTTATATGAATGGAGATAAAATTGATTACACTCTAGCTGAAGAAGTAAAACATTCAGATGACTTTTTAACTTACACAGTAAAACTAAAAAAAGATTTGAAATGGCATGATGGTAAACCTTTAACTGCTGAGGATCTAATATTTACTATGAAACAAATAATGGATGAAAAACAGGATTCACCTTTTAGAAGTGCCTTTGTTATTAATGATAAACCTGTAGAGGTAAAAAAGGTAGATAACTTAACTGTAGAGTTTAAACTACCAACAGTTCAGATGCCTTTTATGAATTCTTTGGCGCAGGTATCTCCTATTCCTAAGCATGTATTTGAAGGAGAAAAAGATATTAAAAAAAGTGCTAAAAATGAAAAACCTATAGGTTCTGGTCCCTTTAAATTTAAAGAATCCAAAAAAGGTGAAAGTATAACTTTAGAAAAATTTGATAACTATGTTGGTGGAAAACCTCATCTTGATACCATAACCTATAGAATAATTGCAGATCCAAATTCTTCTGGAGTAGCTCTTGAAAATGGTGAAGTTTCTGCTAATTATATAGATATTAGTGGTATAAGTAAATTTGAAAAAAATGAAAAATTAAAAGTAGTTGCCTATGATGAAGGTATGGTAGATAATTTAGTCTTAAATTGTAAAACAAAAGGTTTAGATAAAAAAGAAGTTAGACAAGCTATAGCCTATGCTTTAAATAAGGATGATTTAATAAAGGCCGCTTATGAAAGTGAAAAATATGCTCCTAAAGCCTATTCTCCACTTCCTAAAAATGCCCTATATTATACAGAGGATGTTACTAAATATAACTTAAATAAAGATAAAGCAAAGGAATTACTAAAGAAATCCAGTGTTCAAAATTTAAAACTTAAACTAGTTTATAGAAATGATAAAAAGACTTTAGAAAATCAAGCTTTAGTAGTCAAAGAAAATTTAAAAGATATAGGAATAGATGTTGAATTAAAAGGCTTAGAAGCAAATGCCTTCTTCCAGCAAATTGATGATCCAGCTAAAGCTGATTTTGATTTAATATTTAATGGCTATGTAATGGGTAGTGAGCCTGATGCTTATAAAGAAGTATTTATGACAGGTGGTGCTTTCAATGCTTCTAGATATAATAATAAAAAATTAGATGACCTTTGGAATAAAGCTGCTGTAGAAACTGATAAAACAAAGAGGGAAGAAATTTATAAAACTATTCAAAAGGAACTTATAGAAGATATGCCTGTATACCCAATTTGCTATTCTAATGCCACAATAGCAGTAAATAAAAATGTAGGTGGTATAAAAGAAGCCAAAACAGCTCCTGTATACATGTTCCAAGACTTATCAAAACTTTATATCATAGAAGAATAA
- a CDS encoding ABC transporter permease — translation MSKYIRKRIVEAIPILIFISIISFLLIKLAPGDPIRAFINPKMKPSDITRIRHNLGLDKPIYIQYILWLKNVLKGDLGYSLINSRPISTQIIERLPATLLLMGSSLLISLILGIILGVISAINKNKLIDNILSVISYIGISIPSFWFAMILIYIFSVNLKLLPSVGMHTIGVDSRLDVLKHLILPCTVLSFGNISVITRYIRSNVISELSEDYVMIAYAKGLSKKRILYKHVLKNALLPIITILGMSLPNLVAGAFITETIFGWPGMGRLGIKAIFGFDYPLIMAITMLTSILLIIGNLLADICYSLIDPRIKELGR, via the coding sequence TTGAGTAAATACATAAGAAAGAGAATTGTAGAAGCAATACCCATCCTTATTTTCATCTCTATAATTTCTTTTTTACTAATAAAATTAGCACCTGGAGATCCTATTAGAGCCTTTATAAATCCGAAAATGAAGCCTTCTGATATAACTAGAATCAGACATAATTTAGGTCTTGATAAACCTATATATATACAATATATCTTATGGTTAAAAAATGTATTAAAAGGTGATTTAGGTTATTCTTTAATAAACTCTAGACCAATTTCTACGCAAATAATAGAGAGACTTCCTGCTACCCTACTTCTTATGGGGTCCTCCTTACTAATCTCTTTAATTCTAGGTATAATCTTGGGAGTAATTTCTGCTATTAATAAAAATAAACTTATAGATAATATCCTTTCAGTAATCTCTTATATAGGTATATCTATACCTAGTTTTTGGTTTGCTATGATACTAATATACATTTTTTCTGTTAACCTTAAATTGCTACCTAGTGTTGGTATGCATACCATAGGTGTAGATTCTAGATTAGATGTATTAAAACATCTTATTTTACCTTGCACAGTATTAAGTTTTGGAAACATATCAGTTATTACTAGATATATAAGATCCAATGTAATCTCTGAACTGTCTGAAGATTATGTTATGATTGCCTATGCTAAAGGATTATCTAAAAAAAGAATATTATATAAACACGTTTTAAAGAATGCTCTTTTGCCTATTATCACTATATTGGGCATGTCCTTACCTAATTTAGTAGCTGGTGCTTTTATAACTGAAACTATTTTTGGCTGGCCTGGTATGGGTAGATTAGGTATAAAAGCTATATTTGGCTTTGATTATCCTCTTATTATGGCTATAACCATGCTAACTTCCATTTTACTTATAATAGGCAACCTTTTAGCAGATATATGTTATAGTTTGATAGATCCTAGAATTAAAGAATTAGGTAGGTGA
- a CDS encoding ABC transporter permease: MFLNERLKINLKIQFKENKLGYISLSIILILVLSSIFSFLSPYDPNKIDLSNKLANPSLKHLFGTDEMGRDYFTRSLYGGRASLMVGFISMIISTTLGTIVGTFSGYIGGKIDNIIMRTIDILMCIPTFFLILIINAYLKPGIENIIIIIGLFGWMDIARIVRAQTLSLKEREYVLCSKALGASNRRIVFKHIIPNVIPSVMVASTINIASAILTESSLSFLGLGVRAPNSSWGSMLQNAQGFISSAPYLAIFPGFFILFIVLSFNILGDIFSVALDPKVNK, from the coding sequence TTGTTTTTAAATGAAAGACTTAAAATAAATTTAAAAATACAATTTAAAGAAAATAAATTAGGGTATATATCTTTATCTATAATTTTAATATTAGTTCTTTCCTCAATCTTTTCTTTTTTATCCCCTTATGACCCTAACAAAATAGATTTATCTAACAAATTAGCTAATCCTAGTTTAAAACATTTATTTGGCACAGATGAAATGGGTAGAGATTATTTTACTCGATCTTTATATGGTGGAAGAGCTTCTTTAATGGTAGGTTTTATATCTATGATTATATCCACAACTCTAGGAACTATTGTAGGAACCTTTAGTGGTTATATAGGTGGAAAAATAGATAATATAATAATGAGAACCATAGATATATTAATGTGTATCCCAACCTTTTTTCTTATACTTATAATTAATGCCTACTTAAAACCTGGTATAGAAAATATAATTATTATTATTGGATTGTTTGGTTGGATGGACATTGCTAGAATAGTTAGAGCCCAAACCCTTTCATTAAAGGAGAGAGAGTATGTACTATGTTCAAAGGCTTTAGGCGCCTCTAATAGAAGAATTGTTTTTAAACATATAATACCAAACGTTATCCCCTCTGTAATGGTAGCCTCTACTATAAATATTGCATCTGCTATTCTTACAGAATCCTCCCTTAGTTTTTTAGGATTAGGAGTTAGAGCTCCTAACTCCTCTTGGGGAAGTATGCTACAAAATGCTCAAGGTTTTATTTCCTCAGCACCCTATTTAGCTATATTTCCTGGGTTTTTTATACTTTTTATAGTTTTAAGTTTTAATATATTAGGGGATATTTTTTCTGTAGCATTGGACCCTAAGGTAAATAAATGA
- a CDS encoding ABC transporter ATP-binding protein, with product MSIIKATDVKKTFTVGKMKVDILKGVSVEIEKGEFVAIIGESGSGKSTFLNILGGLMPPSSGDIFIENEKINGLSENNLALFRRRNIGFVFQSYNLIPQLTALENVEMPLIFSGISKKERKDRAFQMLKKVGLEERAHHKPSELSGGQQQRVSIARALVNYPKIVLADEPTGNLDSKNSIEILNILKELNETTGQTFVIVTHSSQVCDYANKIIKVVDGKVFNN from the coding sequence TTGAGTATAATTAAAGCTACTGATGTAAAAAAAACTTTTACTGTAGGCAAGATGAAAGTGGACATACTTAAGGGGGTTTCTGTAGAAATTGAAAAGGGTGAATTTGTTGCTATCATTGGTGAGTCTGGTTCTGGCAAATCTACCTTTCTAAATATATTAGGTGGTTTAATGCCTCCTTCATCTGGGGATATTTTTATAGAAAATGAAAAAATAAATGGTCTTTCCGAAAATAATTTAGCATTATTTAGAAGACGTAATATAGGCTTTGTTTTTCAATCCTATAATTTAATCCCTCAACTTACAGCTTTAGAAAATGTTGAAATGCCTCTTATTTTTTCAGGGATTTCTAAAAAAGAACGAAAAGACAGGGCCTTTCAAATGCTTAAAAAAGTTGGACTTGAAGAAAGAGCTCATCATAAGCCTTCTGAGCTATCCGGTGGGCAACAGCAAAGAGTTTCTATTGCTAGAGCTCTAGTAAACTATCCTAAAATAGTCCTTGCAGATGAACCTACTGGAAATTTAGATAGCAAAAATAGTATAGAAATTCTAAATATATTAAAAGAATTAAATGAAACTACTGGACAAACCTTTGTGATTGTTACTCACTCTTCTCAAGTTTGTGATTATGCAAATAAAATAATAAAGGTGGTAGACGGAAAAGTATTTAATAACTAA
- a CDS encoding COG1361 S-layer family protein — MKKSFFPLLFLLVLCLSPISLAHAESGRITLNKVTSSPEIIEPGSKFKINFSITNNKEANLKDVVITLVGSEDKKVLTGFSPVGSTNEIYVGHIDGETSKDATIEMASDPNLKAGNYNILVKIGYKLYGEYVEETRIIGLILGNKPNLLITSLDSSNKDGEGKKLSLNFVNSGKSTLKDVMVNVKAKDKTFTKYFGTMESEDENEFKQDLNLSGDIKGTVEISFKDELNKPSKISQEFSINGKIDDTNTTKKEKKSSGILGFFKSLLGIGD, encoded by the coding sequence ATGAAAAAAAGTTTTTTCCCCTTATTATTTTTATTAGTTCTATGTCTTTCCCCTATTTCATTAGCTCATGCTGAATCAGGAAGAATAACCTTAAACAAAGTAACCTCTTCTCCTGAAATAATAGAACCTGGAAGTAAATTTAAGATTAATTTTTCTATAACTAATAATAAAGAAGCTAATCTAAAGGATGTAGTTATAACCTTAGTTGGCTCAGAAGATAAAAAAGTCTTAACAGGTTTTTCTCCTGTTGGAAGTACCAATGAAATCTATGTAGGTCATATAGATGGTGAAACTTCTAAAGATGCAACTATAGAAATGGCCTCTGATCCTAATTTAAAAGCTGGCAATTATAATATTTTAGTTAAAATAGGCTATAAATTATATGGAGAATATGTAGAAGAAACTAGAATAATAGGTTTAATTTTAGGAAATAAGCCTAATCTACTTATAACCTCTTTAGATTCCTCTAATAAGGATGGAGAAGGCAAAAAATTATCATTAAACTTTGTTAATAGTGGTAAATCCACTTTAAAAGATGTAATGGTAAATGTTAAAGCTAAGGATAAAACCTTCACTAAATATTTTGGCACTATGGAATCAGAAGATGAAAATGAATTTAAACAAGATTTAAATTTATCTGGTGATATAAAAGGTACTGTAGAAATAAGCTTTAAAGACGAATTAAACAAGCCTTCTAAAATTTCACAAGAATTCTCTATTAATGGAAAGATTGACGACACTAATACTACTAAAAAAGAAAAAAAGAGTTCTGGTATTCTAGGTTTTTTCAAAAGCTTATTAGGAATAGGTGATTAA